A single genomic interval of Mycolicibacterium sp. MU0053 harbors:
- a CDS encoding WS/DGAT/MGAT family O-acyltransferase, translating into MPGYQRLSGLDASFLYLETPKQPLHVCSLIEIDTSTIPGGYSFDRLRNDLAVRITAMPEFREKLADSFLNIDHPVWVEDEDFDVAHHVHRVGLPGPGGRAELAEICGHFASLSLDRSKPLWDMLVIENIDGADASDGRLAVMIKVHHAAVDGVTGANLMSQLCTTEADTPAPEPVAAPGGAGQLEIALRGLARFATRPVNLATKVLPDTVTTVVDTVRRALDGSAMASPFRAPQTAFNASITGRRNIAFTEVDLEDIKTVKNHFGVKVNDVVMALVSGVLRRFLIERGELPDSSLVAMVPVSVHDRSDRPGRNRVSGMFASLHTEIDDPAERLLAIAEATSVAKEHSSAIAASLLQDWSQFAAPAVFGVAMRVYAGSRLTEARPVHNLVLSNVPGPQVPLYFLGAQVKALYPLGPIFHGSGLNITVMSLNGALDVGLISCPELLPDLWDLADAFAAGIDELLAAAADTR; encoded by the coding sequence GGCTGCGCAACGACCTGGCGGTGCGGATCACGGCCATGCCGGAATTCCGGGAGAAGCTCGCGGACAGTTTCCTCAACATCGATCATCCGGTCTGGGTGGAGGACGAGGACTTCGACGTCGCCCATCACGTGCACCGGGTGGGCCTGCCCGGCCCCGGGGGGCGGGCCGAGTTGGCGGAGATCTGTGGACATTTCGCATCGCTGTCGTTGGATCGCAGCAAACCGTTGTGGGACATGCTGGTCATCGAGAACATCGACGGCGCCGATGCTTCGGACGGCCGGTTGGCGGTGATGATCAAGGTGCATCACGCCGCGGTGGACGGCGTGACCGGCGCCAACCTGATGTCGCAGCTGTGCACCACCGAGGCGGACACGCCGGCGCCGGAACCCGTGGCCGCGCCCGGCGGTGCCGGCCAGTTGGAGATCGCCCTACGCGGCTTGGCGCGCTTTGCCACCCGGCCGGTGAACCTGGCCACCAAGGTGCTGCCCGACACGGTCACCACCGTGGTCGACACCGTGCGTCGCGCGCTCGACGGTTCTGCGATGGCCAGCCCGTTTCGGGCCCCGCAGACCGCGTTCAACGCCAGCATCACGGGCCGGCGCAACATCGCCTTCACCGAGGTGGACCTCGAGGACATCAAGACCGTCAAGAACCATTTCGGCGTCAAGGTCAACGACGTGGTCATGGCGCTGGTCTCCGGCGTGCTGCGCCGGTTCCTGATCGAGCGCGGTGAGCTGCCGGACAGTTCGCTGGTGGCGATGGTCCCGGTTTCGGTGCACGACCGGTCCGACCGACCCGGACGCAACCGCGTCTCGGGGATGTTCGCCAGCCTGCACACCGAGATCGACGACCCGGCCGAGCGCCTGCTGGCCATCGCCGAAGCGACTTCGGTTGCCAAGGAACACAGTTCGGCCATCGCGGCGTCGCTGCTGCAGGACTGGTCGCAGTTTGCGGCCCCGGCGGTGTTCGGCGTGGCGATGCGGGTCTACGCCGGATCGCGGCTGACCGAGGCGCGGCCGGTGCACAACCTGGTGCTGTCCAACGTGCCGGGGCCGCAGGTGCCGCTGTATTTCCTGGGCGCCCAGGTCAAGGCGCTCTACCCGCTGGGCCCGATCTTCCACGGGTCGGGGTTGAACATCACCGTGATGTCGCTCAACGGCGCGCTGGACGTCGGATTGATCTCTTGCCCGGAGTTGCTGCCGGACCTGTGGGACCTCGCCGACGCCTTCGCCGCCGGCATCGACGAGTTGCTGGCGGCCGCCGCAGACACGCGTTGA
- a CDS encoding alpha/beta hydrolase, whose amino-acid sequence MSLLRPRSFLRATIVVTAVTTLALGAVGCAKVIDGRAALAEPRIGEPVRWEPCKFTGGAELELPPDTECGRIAVPVDYDDADDPDAELIQLALIRFPATGDKIGSLVVNPGGPGESGIEAAIGMVDLLPEEVHERFDFVGFDPRGVASSKPALWCNSDADNDRLRADPQVDYTPEGVEHIENQTKEFIQRCVDKMGTDFLANVGTNNVAKDLDQIRAALGDDKLTYLGYSYGTRIGSAYAEQFPQNVRAMILDGAVDPNADPIEADINQAAAFQGAFDDYAADCATDPTCPLGTDPDKAVDVYRDMVEALVSEPASTKDPRGLSYSDAVVGTIMSLYSPALWRHLTQGLSELREGKGDTMLILSDMYMRRDANGHYTNATDARIAVNCVDKPPITDRETVVETDRRIREVAPFMSYGEFTGHAPMSTCAFWPVPPTSEPHEMSIPDLPAPLVVSTTGDPATPYQAGVELAEQLKGGLITFEGTQHTVVFQGEACVDELASAYLIDGTMPPPDSRC is encoded by the coding sequence ATGAGCCTGCTTCGCCCTCGGTCGTTCCTGCGCGCCACGATTGTCGTGACGGCGGTGACGACGTTGGCCCTGGGCGCCGTGGGGTGCGCCAAGGTCATCGACGGTCGGGCCGCCCTGGCCGAACCCCGGATCGGCGAGCCAGTGCGCTGGGAGCCGTGCAAGTTCACCGGCGGCGCCGAACTGGAACTGCCCCCGGACACCGAGTGCGGCCGGATCGCGGTGCCGGTCGATTACGACGACGCCGACGACCCCGACGCGGAGCTGATTCAGCTCGCGCTGATTCGTTTCCCGGCCACCGGGGACAAGATCGGCTCGCTGGTCGTCAACCCGGGCGGGCCGGGGGAGTCGGGCATCGAGGCCGCCATCGGGATGGTGGACCTGCTGCCCGAGGAGGTGCACGAGCGCTTCGACTTCGTCGGATTCGATCCGCGCGGAGTGGCGTCGTCCAAGCCGGCGCTGTGGTGCAACTCCGACGCCGACAACGACCGGCTGCGCGCGGACCCGCAGGTGGACTACACCCCCGAGGGTGTCGAGCACATCGAGAACCAGACCAAAGAGTTCATCCAGCGCTGCGTCGACAAGATGGGCACCGACTTCCTGGCCAACGTCGGAACCAACAACGTCGCCAAGGATCTGGACCAGATCCGGGCCGCCCTCGGTGACGACAAGCTGACCTACCTCGGATACTCCTACGGCACGCGGATCGGTTCGGCCTACGCCGAGCAGTTCCCGCAGAACGTGCGCGCGATGATCCTCGACGGTGCCGTCGACCCGAACGCGGATCCGATCGAGGCCGACATCAACCAGGCCGCGGCGTTCCAGGGCGCGTTCGACGACTACGCCGCGGACTGCGCCACCGACCCCACCTGCCCGCTGGGCACCGACCCGGACAAGGCCGTCGACGTCTACCGCGACATGGTCGAGGCGCTGGTGTCGGAGCCGGCCTCGACCAAGGATCCGCGCGGGTTGTCCTACAGCGACGCCGTCGTCGGGACCATCATGTCGCTGTACTCACCGGCGCTGTGGCGGCACCTGACCCAGGGGCTGAGCGAGCTGCGCGAGGGCAAGGGCGACACCATGCTGATCCTGTCCGACATGTACATGCGCCGAGATGCCAACGGGCACTACACCAACGCGACCGACGCGCGGATCGCGGTCAACTGTGTCGACAAGCCGCCGATCACCGATCGTGAGACCGTCGTCGAGACCGACCGCCGCATCCGGGAGGTGGCGCCGTTCATGAGCTACGGCGAGTTCACCGGACACGCGCCGATGTCGACGTGCGCGTTCTGGCCGGTGCCGCCGACCAGCGAGCCACACGAGATGTCGATTCCGGATCTGCCGGCGCCGCTGGTGGTCTCCACCACCGGAGACCCGGCGACGCCGTATCAGGCCGGCGTGGAACTGGCCGAGCAGCTCAAGGGCGGGCTGATCACGTTCGAGGGCACCCAGCACACCGTGGTGTTCCAGGGGGAGGCCTGCGTCGACGAGTTGGCGTCGGCGTACCTGATCGACGGCACGATGCCGCCGCCGGATTCTCGATGCTGA
- a CDS encoding alpha/beta hydrolase codes for MGGMQRWKHVGTALLSGALLLFGAPLPTAVAEPQPVVPQANWGSCQQFYEDPGGIPGAQCMLLPVPLNYDQPALGTVNLAVIRVPASGARIGALFVNPGGPGASAVDTAASMGAALAGSPINEHFDLIGFDPRGVGYSTPELRCRTDAEFDAWRQEPMADFSPAGVAHIEALYQQFADRCAARMGPEFLATMGTHHVARDMDTVRQVLGEEQINYLGFSYGTEIGTAYLQRYGQHVRAMVLDGAIDPTVDPVNKSINQMAGFQQAFNAYAADCAQSAQCPLGQDPTQWVARYRQLVDPLVVRPAPTGDPRGLGYADAITGTFNALYSQRLWSFLTSGLLGLQRGTAPGDLLLLADEYEGRDPSGRYRNNQDAFHAVRCVDAPTSPDPAVWAAADQRIRALAPFASYGGFTGFAPRDICAFWPVPPTSAPQPAAPARPGTAVVVSTTGDPATPYQAGVSLAQQLQAPLISFEGTQHTVVFSGHECIDATVVNYLVDGVVPGNMRC; via the coding sequence ATGGGCGGCATGCAGCGCTGGAAGCACGTGGGCACTGCGCTGCTCAGCGGTGCACTGTTGTTGTTCGGCGCGCCCTTGCCGACCGCGGTTGCGGAACCGCAACCGGTTGTCCCACAGGCTAATTGGGGATCGTGCCAGCAGTTCTACGAGGACCCTGGCGGTATTCCCGGCGCGCAGTGCATGCTGCTGCCCGTCCCGTTGAACTACGACCAGCCCGCGCTGGGCACGGTGAACCTGGCGGTCATCCGGGTGCCGGCCTCGGGCGCGCGCATCGGCGCGCTGTTCGTCAACCCCGGCGGCCCCGGCGCCTCCGCCGTCGACACCGCGGCCAGCATGGGGGCCGCGTTGGCCGGTTCGCCCATCAACGAACATTTCGACCTGATCGGCTTCGACCCGCGCGGTGTCGGCTACTCGACGCCGGAGTTGCGGTGCCGCACCGACGCCGAATTCGACGCGTGGCGCCAAGAACCGATGGCCGACTTCAGCCCGGCCGGTGTCGCCCACATCGAGGCGCTGTACCAGCAGTTCGCCGACCGCTGCGCGGCCCGGATGGGCCCGGAGTTCCTGGCCACGATGGGCACCCACCATGTCGCCCGCGACATGGACACCGTGCGTCAGGTCCTCGGCGAGGAACAGATCAACTACCTCGGGTTCTCCTACGGCACCGAAATCGGCACGGCCTACCTGCAGCGCTACGGCCAACACGTGCGCGCGATGGTCCTCGACGGCGCGATCGACCCCACCGTCGACCCGGTGAACAAGAGCATCAACCAGATGGCCGGCTTCCAGCAGGCCTTCAACGCCTACGCCGCGGATTGTGCGCAATCCGCACAGTGTCCGCTGGGCCAAGACCCCACGCAGTGGGTGGCCAGGTATCGCCAGCTTGTCGACCCGCTGGTGGTCCGGCCCGCGCCGACCGGCGACCCCCGCGGCCTCGGTTACGCCGATGCCATCACCGGCACCTTCAACGCGCTCTACAGCCAGCGGCTGTGGAGTTTCCTGACCAGCGGGCTGCTGGGCCTGCAGCGGGGCACCGCCCCGGGAGATCTGCTGCTGCTCGCCGACGAGTACGAGGGCCGCGACCCGAGCGGGCGCTACCGCAACAACCAGGACGCCTTCCACGCGGTGCGTTGTGTCGACGCGCCGACCTCCCCGGATCCGGCCGTGTGGGCCGCCGCCGACCAGCGCATCCGTGCCCTGGCACCGTTCGCGTCCTACGGCGGCTTCACCGGCTTCGCCCCGCGCGACATCTGCGCGTTCTGGCCGGTGCCGCCCACCTCGGCACCGCAGCCCGCCGCACCCGCGCGGCCCGGCACGGCGGTGGTGGTGTCGACGACCGGCGACCCGGCCACGCCGTACCAGGCGGGCGTCAGCCTGGCCCAGCAGCTGCAGGCGCCGCTGATCTCGTTCGAGGGCACCCAGCACACCGTGGTGTTCAGCGGGCACGAGTGCATCGATGCCACGGTCGTCAACTACTTGGTCGACGGCGTGGTGCCCGGCAACATGCGGTGCTGA
- the glnA gene encoding type I glutamate--ammonia ligase, with protein sequence MDRQKEFVLRTLEERDIRFVRLWFTDVLGYLKSVAIAPAELEGAFEEGIGFDGSSIEGFARISESDTVARPDPSTFQVLPWTDDGGQQHSARMFCDITMPDGSPSWADSRHVLRRQLAKASDLGFSCYVHPEIEFFLLEPGPYDGSVPVPADNGGYFDQAVHDSAPNFRRHAIEALEAIGISVEFSHHEGAPGQQEIDLRYADALSMADNVMTFRYVVKEIALREGVRASFMPKPFSEYPGSAMHTHMSLFEGETNAFHSPDDVLQLSDVGKSFIAGILEHANEISAVTNQWVNSYKRLVHGGEAPTAASWGAANRSALVRVPMYTPNKAASRRVEVRSPDSACNPYLAFAVLLAAGLRGVEKGYVLGPQAEDNVWSLTSEERRAMGYRELPGSLGNALHAMENSELVAEALGEHVFDFFLRNKRAEWESYRNSVTPFELKQYLAL encoded by the coding sequence ATGGACCGTCAGAAGGAATTCGTGCTGCGCACGCTCGAGGAACGGGACATCCGATTCGTCCGGCTGTGGTTCACCGACGTGCTCGGATACCTCAAGAGCGTGGCAATCGCGCCGGCCGAACTCGAGGGCGCGTTCGAGGAGGGCATCGGATTCGATGGCTCCTCCATCGAGGGTTTCGCCCGGATATCGGAATCCGACACCGTCGCCCGGCCCGATCCGTCGACCTTCCAGGTGCTGCCGTGGACCGACGACGGCGGCCAGCAGCATTCGGCGCGGATGTTCTGCGACATCACCATGCCGGACGGCTCACCGTCGTGGGCCGACTCCCGGCATGTGCTGCGTCGGCAGCTCGCCAAGGCCTCCGACCTCGGGTTCTCCTGCTACGTGCACCCCGAGATCGAGTTCTTCCTGCTCGAGCCCGGCCCCTATGACGGCAGCGTCCCGGTGCCCGCGGACAACGGCGGCTACTTCGACCAGGCCGTGCACGATTCGGCGCCGAACTTCCGGCGGCACGCGATCGAAGCGCTGGAAGCAATCGGCATCTCGGTGGAGTTCAGCCACCACGAGGGCGCGCCCGGCCAGCAGGAGATCGACCTGCGCTACGCCGATGCGCTCTCGATGGCCGACAACGTGATGACCTTCCGCTACGTGGTCAAGGAGATCGCGCTGCGCGAGGGCGTGCGCGCCTCGTTCATGCCCAAGCCGTTCAGCGAATACCCGGGCTCGGCGATGCACACCCACATGAGCCTGTTCGAGGGCGAGACCAATGCCTTCCACAGCCCCGACGATGTGCTGCAACTGTCCGACGTGGGCAAGTCGTTCATCGCCGGGATCCTCGAACACGCCAACGAGATCAGCGCGGTCACCAATCAGTGGGTGAACTCCTACAAGCGGTTGGTGCACGGTGGCGAGGCCCCGACCGCCGCGTCGTGGGGTGCCGCCAACCGGTCGGCGCTGGTCCGGGTGCCGATGTACACCCCGAACAAAGCTGCCTCGCGACGCGTGGAGGTGCGCAGCCCCGACTCGGCGTGTAACCCCTACCTGGCCTTCGCGGTGCTGCTGGCCGCCGGTCTGCGCGGCGTCGAGAAGGGCTATGTGCTGGGCCCGCAGGCCGAGGACAATGTCTGGAGCCTGACGTCCGAGGAACGCCGGGCCATGGGTTACCGCGAGCTGCCGGGCAGCCTCGGCAACGCGCTGCACGCGATGGAGAACTCCGAGCTGGTCGCGGAAGCGTTGGGGGAGCACGTGTTCGACTTCTTCCTGCGCAACAAGCGCGCCGAGTGGGAGTCCTACCGCAACAGCGTCACGCCGTTCGAGCTCAAGCAGTACCTCGCGCTGTAG